The sequence CGCCTGGAGCTGGCCCTGGCCCGAATCGCCTTCATGCGCAAAGACTGGACCGAAGCAGAGAAGCGATATGCCGAAACCGCCGAGAAATTTGCCCGAACCAGCGCCGCTGCCCAAGCCGTCTACTGGAGAGGCGTCAGCCGCTACAAAGCGACCGGCGACCGTAAGGAGCTGAGCCGGGTCGCAGAAGAGCTGAAACGAAAATATCCGGGCAGTCTCTGGACGGTCAAAGCCTCGATCTGGTCCCCTTAGCGGCACGCGGTCGCTCGACGCGTGCCAAATCAAGCCGGCCGCGCACTCAACCTCTTCTCGGGCAACGGCAGGCGTCTCATCGATCGCGAAGATGGGCGACTATGTTGATGTCGAAGGATTTTTCCCTGTCCTTCTTTGCTTGATCGCTCTTTCGACGGCGGTTCCGAGCCAGCCGATTGCGACGACAAAAGCTACGATAAAGCTACTCGCCAACATCAGGCTCAAGAACGTAAGCACCATTCCGATCACGAGCGCCTTCAGCGTTCCCATTTTACCCAGATGACGACTCGAGCGCCCATGACCTCGTCGAGCGCCGTTTGCCCGGAACGTCGTCACCCCGCGCCGGTCCGCCTGAGAATGTCGCAAAGGAAGCGATGGTTACCGCTACTCATAATAAACACTCGCCGATCGATCGACCAGGGTCCTTTGAAAGCGCCGGACCGTCCTTCTCGACAACCAGACCCGGCGTGCCGCCGGGCCTTTATCAATTTCGCGAATCATAACCGGGCGATTTCGCGCCGATGATAAACCTGCGCCGATCGCCCTTCGAAACGGCTTACGAAATAAGGGGGCTTGAATCTTGCTGAGAGCAATGGGCGAAAGCGGTGAATCGATTGCCCGCCGCCGCGCGCGAGCAACCGAGGCATCGTCGTCCTTCGCCCGATAGGCCGACGACAGGTGGTTGGTCCGCGCCGGTCTGCCGGGCTCGGGAAAAACGACTTCGAAGTTGAGGCGACGGAGAACCGCCTGGTTGCCAGGGCGGGAAGAAAGCCTCCGAAAGGACCGGCGCCGTCATGCTGCGGAAAACTTATTATATGGTCCTGGGCGTGACGCCGACGGAAAGTCGGCGGGGCATCCGCCGGGCATTCAAAGAGCTGGCACGGCGTTATCATCCGGACTGCGCGGGAGCGAGCTGCCTGAGCGTCTTCCAGGAGATTGTCGAGGCGTACAAGGTTCTTTCCGATGCCGAGCGCCGCCGGCATTACGAGCAGGGTTTGTCCCATTCCGGGGCCGGAGCAGGCGCGCTTTCGATGCCGGTACTCGCCGGCGGGGCAACCGAAGCCGATTCGCTCGTGCCCGAGCTTTTCCTGCCCGTCCGCGCGGAGATCGATCGCGCGCGCTTCGACGCTGCGTTTGCCAGAATCGCCGCGCTACTCGCCGGCGGTCGCGCCCCGTCGCGCGAGCGATGCCAGGCTCTGGACGTGCAGGTGATGCTCGCTCCGGAGGATGCGGTCAAGGGTGGCACGGCGCTGATATCGGTACCCGGCTGCTCTCCTTGCCGGAAGTGCGGCGGGACGGGACGCGAAGGGCTCTTCCCGTGCCGGGCCTGCGACGGGGAAGGCCTTCTCGAGGAAGAGGAAACCGTGGAGATTCGCATCCCGCCGATGGTCGGCGACGCCACCGTGATCGAGGCCCCGTCGCGCACGCTGGGGGTCCACGGTTTTTACCTGCGCGTGCAGGTTCGCGTCGTGTCGCAAAAAGCGCACTGAAAGGTGCGCCGGACGCAGCATGTGCGCGTCGTTGCGTGAGTTCCACGGTGACACGGGCGGACGGTCACCGGCGGGCGAGGGCGCACGAACGGAGGTGCAAATATGGACTTGACGGAGATCCTATCTACGGGATGGCGGAGTTTTTTCGACGCTCTGCGGCCGGACCACCGCCAGCGCCTTGTCGAGTTCCTGCGCGAAGAATACGTCGATGAAGCCAGGGATGTTGCCCAGTTCCAGGAGCACGCCCGGCGCATGATCTATCCCCACTTTCGCGAGCGTCTGCTGCGCATCGCGGAGGAGGAGAAGGCTCATGTGGAATGGCTGCGGGAGAAAATCGTCGCCTTGGGCGGAGAAATCCCCGAGGTGCCGATAGCGGTCGAAAAAGGCCGCAACGCCTGGGAAAACCTGCTCATCGATATCGAAGAGGAAAAGCGCGACGGGATCGAAGCGCTGGAGCGGCTCTACACGTTGGCCCAGGACGCCGACCCGGAGATCGCCGAAGGCCTGCGGCGGATTCACGAAGAAGAAAAGCGGCATCGCGGGGAAATTCTCGACATGCTGATGAGGACCGATCCTCATGCGTTCTCGACGACGACGCCCAGCGAGGTTTTCGAGCGGAAGAAGTGAACACCGGGCGCGGAGCTTCGGTCGTCGATGGACGGTGTGATAGAGCAAGCGCGTAAACAATCGGAAAATACACCATGAAGCATCATATCGAATCGAAAGACTTTACCCTGCAAAAGAGCGATCAAAAGCTGATTGACAATTTGATCGCGAGACTCGGCAGGAAGGCCGGACACTTTTCGCCCGATCTTGTTGATCTGCGCATTATGGTTGAAAAGAACCCAACGCGGTCTCTCTACCGCGTGTCCATGATCTTGAAGCTGCCGGGAAAAAACTTGGCTACCAAAGAAGAGCGCCATGAACTCACGGAGTGCTTGCGGGAGGCTTTCGCGGAGATCGAGCGCCAGCTCGATGCGTATCGAGCGGCCTTGCGCCGCGAGCGTCTGTGGAAGCGACCCACCGTGCGGGAACGTCTGCGCCGGTCAAAGATCGCGGCAGCGCCGGTCGGGCAGCAGAATCGCGAGGTCTTTTTTTCTGCAGTGATCCGCAATCTGCCCCGGCTCTACGAATGGATTCGGCACCAAATTGCGTATCTCGAGTCCGTGGGCGACTTGGCCAAGGGAGATCTCACAGCGGAAGACGTGGTGGACACCGTGATTGTGCGAGCTTACGGCGACTTCGTCCGAGAGCCCGCGGCGAGAGATTTCGGGACGTGGCTCGTCCAGCTCGCGGCGGAGCAACTTCGCGCCGAAACAGATCGAATAAAATCGGAGCGCGAGCAGACAGTCCGTATCGAAGAGGACATTCCCGAGACGCCGCCGCACGAAGCGGTCTCGACTCTGGGCGACGAAATCCTCGAGTTTTATCAGCCCGACGAAGATCTCAAGCTCGAGGACATCTTCCCCGACGAGGAAATCTCGACGCCTGAAGAATCGGTCGCCGCGAAGGAGGAACTGCTTCAACGAGTCAACGCCGCCCTGGCCGGGATGCCTCGAGAATGGCGCCTCACGCTTCGCCTTCGTTACGCCGAGCGGCTTACGGGCCCCGAGCTCGCAGAAGCCCTCGATCAATCCGAGCCGGAGGTCGAGCGCGTCCTCGAGTACGCGCGCCAGCATCTGCGCCAGAGCCTCGTGGAGGCGGGCTACCGCTTCACGAAACGGACCCGGGAAACGGGAAATGACGTTCAAGATGCCAGGGGTGCCGGGGCCGCAAAACCCTGAGGAAAAATCGGTGACCGAAGCCCAGCGGACTCGCTGCCCATCCTGCGGCGCGAACAATCGGGTGCGGGTGCCGGCGACGACCCCGTGACCGTTACGGGCACGACGTTGCCGGCCAAGGTCGAGCGCTCGCTGTGGCCGGTCCCGCTCGACCTCTGGGCGCCCCGGCGCGGTCCCCGCCGCGCTCTTGCCCCGGTGATCGAGAAGTCGGCACGAGGTCTGGCCGGAAGAGTAAAAGTGGTTAAATTGAATCCGGCTGGACTGCCCGAGGCGCGGGATCCTATAGCCTGGAACAGAAGGAGCCACTATGGACATCAATCGTTTAACGGAAAAATCGCAAGAAGCCCTGCGACGGGCGCAGGCATTGGCCGTGCGGCGCAATCACCAGGCGGTCGATGTCGAGCATCTGCTCGCAGCCCTGCTCGAGGAGGAAGAAGGCCTCGCCGCCGCTTTTCTGGCCGCAGCCGGCATTGCTCCGAGCGCGGTGCGGGATCAAATCGCCGAGGAACTCAACCGCATCCCGCAGGTTTCCGGCCCCGGCACCGAAGCGCAGCAAGTGTACGTGACACAACGGCTTGCGCGTCTGCTCACGCAGGCCGAAGAGGAAGCCAAAGCTTTGAAGGACGATTACGTGAG is a genomic window of Candidatus Zixiibacteriota bacterium containing:
- a CDS encoding thioredoxin fold domain-containing protein, with the translated sequence MEAESYADETTSKFIDENFVPVQAHIKKHPGYFHRFGVLWTPTVVVLDSDGAERARSEGYLPNAEFRARLELALARIAFMRKDWTEAEKRYAETAEKFARTSAAAQAVYWRGVSRYKATGDRKELSRVAEELKRKYPGSLWTVKASIWSP
- a CDS encoding DnaJ domain-containing protein; amino-acid sequence: MLRKTYYMVLGVTPTESRRGIRRAFKELARRYHPDCAGASCLSVFQEIVEAYKVLSDAERRRHYEQGLSHSGAGAGALSMPVLAGGATEADSLVPELFLPVRAEIDRARFDAAFARIAALLAGGRAPSRERCQALDVQVMLAPEDAVKGGTALISVPGCSPCRKCGGTGREGLFPCRACDGEGLLEEEETVEIRIPPMVGDATVIEAPSRTLGVHGFYLRVQVRVVSQKAH
- a CDS encoding ferritin-like domain-containing protein; this translates as MDLTEILSTGWRSFFDALRPDHRQRLVEFLREEYVDEARDVAQFQEHARRMIYPHFRERLLRIAEEEKAHVEWLREKIVALGGEIPEVPIAVEKGRNAWENLLIDIEEEKRDGIEALERLYTLAQDADPEIAEGLRRIHEEEKRHRGEILDMLMRTDPHAFSTTTPSEVFERKK
- a CDS encoding sigma-70 family RNA polymerase sigma factor, translating into MATKEERHELTECLREAFAEIERQLDAYRAALRRERLWKRPTVRERLRRSKIAAAPVGQQNREVFFSAVIRNLPRLYEWIRHQIAYLESVGDLAKGDLTAEDVVDTVIVRAYGDFVREPAARDFGTWLVQLAAEQLRAETDRIKSEREQTVRIEEDIPETPPHEAVSTLGDEILEFYQPDEDLKLEDIFPDEEISTPEESVAAKEELLQRVNAALAGMPREWRLTLRLRYAERLTGPELAEALDQSEPEVERVLEYARQHLRQSLVEAGYRFTKRTRETGNDVQDARGAGAAKP